A region of the Apium graveolens cultivar Ventura chromosome 6, ASM990537v1, whole genome shotgun sequence genome:
AGATCAAACGGGTCATAACACTTGCAGGAGGCATATGTTTTCCGGCACCCATATCATGAGCTCCGCCGCCTTTAGGGTGGAGCTCAGCCGTAGAGCTTGAACCTAATTTAGAAAGTCCAAGTGGTCCCTCTTTTTCTCTTTCCTCATCTCCATTGTCTTTAGCACCACCACTAAAACTAAAGTTCTCCCTGTTATAGTCCTCAGTTCCCGGAATAACTTCAATTTTTTAAATAAGCACACCAAACAATCAGGAAAATTAACTAATactttaaatttttaaatattagaAAAGCAATTAAGTAAATTAAATATCACTAGTAACTAAATATGTGACGAAATTGATACCTTTTGCATCCCCATTTTGTGGTTGATCAGCGACCAACATCCTGATTTCCTTGGCTCCCTGATCTGACCGTCCTGATTGCTCGGAAGCTCCGAAATCCGGGCCACCGAAAACATGGAGGCCACCACCATCAGACACCGGTGATGCACTTGAGCTCCACACAAACATGTGTAGCTCCTTAGCATCATGACTTGTTTTACTCTGCAACACATTTTGCTGATGCTGCTGTGGCTGTGACAATTCTGGTTTCACAACCTTAGTTGATGAAATCTCAGGATTCGGCGCAGGATAAGAAGCTGGCACCGGCTGTGCAGGATAAAATCCAAACCTCGGTGAAGTTGTCGTAACAAGTCCACCTGGCGCACAATTCTCTTCGAAATTCGAAGGCCGAGGCGTCGGACCTCTAGAAGATTGCACGGAGTACATATCAGCAGGGCCGAAATTCGAAAGCCTACCACCCGGAAATCCCATCATCGAATAAAAATCGTTGTGATTAAAATTCGAACCTCGTGGTGTAGGATTTCTCGACGAACTTAAACTATAGATTTCAGCTCCTGTTAAATTCGAAGGCCTAGGCGTCATTCCTGAACCTAAACCTAATGACCTTCTCGAAGCATTAGATTTTCTAACAGTAACATGAAGCTTTCCATCATTTCCAATCTCCGCATCCGTTTCCAAAAAATCATGACCGTCCAACGAAACAACATCAGATTCAACTTTGAAGGACACAATCGATGCTGCAGTCTCCGGAAACTGCTCCATTATCAGCATCTTCGCGCCTCGATATTCGAATAAAAACAACAGTAACGTGTACCAAATAATGCATTGTAGCACCACAACTTGAACCATCAGACTACCAGAATAATCTCCATACATGGCAATTAATAACGGAATTCCCATGACAAGAGTATTCGGTAAGGTAGACAACGAAAAAATCGTAATCATCCATTCGAGACTACCATTTCTCGAAACATTAGTCCATATACCTAAAACAACTAACATTATAATTTTTTGAAGCGTATCCGCAGCGATGAACCTAAAGTTCATATCGTACGGATTATTTGTGGAAATGAAGTGGAAAGATAAAAGAGGTACAGCAAATATAGCGACAAAGCGGTTAATGCCAGAACATTGGTCCGGTGAGAAGATCTTCCACCACCGGACCGAGCCGTAAGCCAGGATCATGGCTACGTAAAGCGGCACCACCGCAGTGAAGACAGTGTAAAGATCGTGCCATGAAATCATGGTCTAGTTTGCAGATCTAACGGATAAGATATTTTTATTTTTGAGCTAGTGGTATGAGTTTTGAGTGAAAAAATAGTGAGGGATAAGAAGGGTAGAATGGGGATAAAGAAAAAGCCGTTATGTAACTGGGACAAGACAGTGATAAGTGTTGGTTTATAGCTGCTGTTGCAGAAGCAGCATAGGTGATGAAATCAAACAAGTTCTGTTTGGAAAAAGTACAGATCAACTGAGAAAGAAGGGTTGTGAtttttttaattctttttttGTTTTGGAATAATTTGCGGAGTTTCGTTTTTGCAGAGAGGGGAAGAGCATAAAGTGAAATTACAAGAGATGGAGAAAATGAAAACTTTATATAGGCACGGAGTAGGGACCATATAACTAGGCATGAAGGAGCATGGGGCCGATTCATTTATTAAAATCGACACTTTCTACTGGTGTTGTAAAAATCGGAAATCGGAGAAAATCGGTCGAGATATCGATTTGAGATTAATTGCAAACTGAAAAGATTAATCGAAGTAAAAATTggatatattataatataaaattatatttaatatattattataattatattagtcatttattaataaatatatatttattatatcataatttctttaattattcatatttaaattaatataatattttaattttaataaataattatatgtACTCTAATAACAGAAAATCGGATTTAACATATCGCATCAGTCAGGTACTTTGCCGAGATTAATCACGACTAATCGGTCTAATAGGAAATTTTTAGATAATTTTTCCTTTGCTCAAAAAATTTATAGCTATAAAATCCTACGTGTACATGCCTTAATTAAAACTGAGCTTATTATATGTACGTACCCTTTATGTATAAATACACACTCTTTATTGACAATGACTATGATACCCTCAGACGCACATTTAACTCCAATATTTCTTAATATTTAATAAGGAAAATTTGATCCTAATTCCAACAAAGGATATGCACATATAAATGGATGGTGTGCATATATAAGTTCCCAATTAAAAATGATAATTAAAAATGACAGGGAGTTTGTAAAATTTTGATCATTTCAATTTTGGATTCCATTAGTTAAAAATTTAAGGATCCTTAATATATTTGTTGAACCTTATAGCTTGTAGGAAAATGTCGTCATATTTTACCATAagataaaaaaatttatttattataatatgaaaTAATGAAAAtgtactatttttaaaatataatcgGTTATTATAATCAATTTAACTGAAGGACAATCTCTTACCGTTTCAGTGATCTTTAGATAATCcgtattttatattatttagtCATTCATTTTAGTCAATAGATTTTGGAGATATTCTAATCATACAAATTAATTAACACAATTTGAAGATATTCATTTCACTGTAATTGTTGAAGATATATTTATGTTCTTACCTAATggataaataatttatttatttatgcaTATGAGCACGATTGATTGAAGCATGGTGCATTCACATGAAATGATAAATTATGTTAGTATACATTTTCCCCCTTCATAATTAAATGATATTTGCAATATGTTAATGCGTCGAAAGTGCGTCTGATGTATATCATTCActctaaatataaaataattattaatttatttttttattttataatgtGTTTAAAATATGATTGATGAGTAATATTATATAGGAAATTGACGTCAGTACTGTAAGTTTACTAACTGAATGACATATGATATTCTCCGTCCCAATAACTTTCTACTTCTGGATGTTCCAACGGATTGTTAACATTTTCTAAAATAGCATATTATCTTTATAATGGCTCCAAAATTTATCTCCGCTTTCTTAATTTTTCCTCCacataattcatttttttaatctATATGTCTAACAACGATTTTAACAACCTATGGGACGGTGAgagtatatgatatatgtcaTAGAATGATTAATAGTAAAGTATAAATCATACATATAtgtataaatagtttattttttattttttatttcattgaatttaatataatatttttccatttcattatgttggAGGATGAGTTTAGACTGATGACAAAAAGAATATACGAATATTTATATGTGGTGGTGTATGTCCttgtattattatatatatatatatattgtatgcATGTATACACATATTAATTCTACAACCAttgataatttttaataaataaatgacgaggtgaattaaatattatatagatattaatgtaAGGGTATAATTGTCATATGAATTAATTTGCTCAATAACCCCCGGACGATGTTAACAACCTACGGGGCGGTGATAATATATGATATATGCCACATAATTATTAATAGTGTAGTATAAATCGTACATATGtgtataaatagtttattttattttttatttcatataatttaatataatatttggaCATTTTATTGTGTTGGAGGACGATGTCAAATTGACAACGAATAGTAATATATGAGTACGTATCTATGTATGTATGTGTGCATGTATGTGTTTATGTATGCATGCATATATATTTGTATGTATGcatgcatgtatgtatgtatgtatgtatgcatgtatgTATGTAACTATATATGTATGCATACAGGTATGTttgtattaatttatatatatatatttattgtatgtatgtatgtatgcgtgtatgtatgtattaatgtatacatgcacatattaattataagacattcataatttttaataaataaatgacGAGGTGAAAGtaaatatcatatatatattAATGTAGGGGTATAATCGTCATGTTAATTAAATTGATCATCAAAACCCATGttattgtaatatatatatatatatatatatatatatattagattgagtgaaaattaaatattaatatataagaTGATTTAATAAGGTTGACAACTATTCTGACAATCTATATAAGCCACTTCATTATATTGTGTTGTTAATCATAAACCGGTGTGCTTGTGCCCCTGAAGTGATGTGGCATTTAATTTGTTTGATATTATTGAAGAtagtatttttgtaaaaaaattgaaaattatatttttgtaaataaaaaaagtatttttatatttttttttaaatgacagtatttttacaaaaatatctTTGGACTTTGGTATTTTACAAAAATATCCTAACAGTTTGATTAATTActaaacttttaatatttcaattattataatatagtataaataaTAGAAAGGCTTAATGACTTTTTCGACCTTAATGTTTGCACCAGTGTACACATAAACCCCTTAAGTTTAAACCTGTATCTTTTCGCCACTGGAGTATATAAAATGTATGTTTTTAACATTGGGTCGAGTTTAAAAAAAAAGCCCAAATTGACAGGGTTATTTAAGTCATTTAAAAGTCGAGACatataatatatttatacaaACATATTTACGAACTGTTTAGCCCCTCCCAACTCCCCCACTTCTTAAAATCAGGTTTGGAATTTATGGTTGCTAATCCTTGTCCTTGTGCTGATGGTATCTTTGCTTGTCCTAGAATTAAGCCGTTTTTTTGGTTTGCGATTAATGCGTATTGTAGTGTTGGGAGGCTTGATGATGCAGTTAAGATGTTTGATTGTATGTCTAGGTTGATTGATGGCAAAGCGAGTGTCGCATGGTTAAGGATCGGGTTAGGCCGGATGTGGTTACGTTTAACGTGTTGATTAGTGGGTATTGTAGGAATTATAGGTTTGATTTGGGTTTGCAATGAATGAGTCATTTGAGAGATTGACAAGCACATGGCTGATGCCAAACATGATATTTTACTAGATGTAGTGTTTGAAGACCTTTTGTTTTATCCAAATAGAGTCAGCATCTAAAATTGTACAAATCTGCGGTGGAGGAGGTGCGTGTATGGGGATGGCCTTTGCAAACTGCTGGATTGCTTACAACTATATTTTCGTCGAAGTTATATACTGTGTTGTTAGGAAGAGTTAATGAGGTATGATTCAGACTGATTTCTGAACTGTAGTCCATTAAATTCTGTTATTTTTTTTGTGATTTCGGTTATTATAGCGTGCCTGAGGTCATGTTTTTTAATGGAAAGTAGCTTAAATTTATGACCATTCATTTTAAAGTGGGCTAATGGAAAGTCTGGATATGTCATCCGAAGAGCAAATGATTGATGGACACAAGAAAAATGGAGTGCTTCGGTAGTGCAGTTAGAGCGAAATACATGGATTCTCGAGTATTAGAGAAGTTTCGTAACAGAGAATGGAAGATTGCTTTTAGCAGTTTTAGAGAGTTTGAAATTCAGGATTACCAGGCTACTGCAAAAAATGAATCAGGAGTTCTGGTTGTTGTCTATTCAAGGCAGCAACTTGTTTACGGGTTTCTTTCAAATATTGATGGCTTCTTTCAAAAATAGAAGAACTACTCTATTTCCCACCAACGAAGATATCGGCTACCATCAAAACCCTTGTTAACTTTAGGGGTTTATAGGCGCACTTCTAAACTTTAATGCCCAAAAGATACATTTTAAACTTGTTTGAAAATCAGCTGGACAATTACTGAAATAACCCTTCCGATTTATCAATTTCCGTAACGTTATATGGCCCAACTTGGCCCAACTTGGCCCAAGGTTAAAAAGATACATTTTGGTTACCCGAGTGGCGAAAAGATACGGGTTTAAACTTAAGGGGTTTATGGGTACACTGGTGCAAACATTAAAGGCGAAAAGGTCATTAAGCCTAATAGAAAAAAAAGATAAACAAAATAAATCATTTAGAAATATTAATATGAAGTAATAATAAATTTACTCATGTCAGAGTATCTCCAATGGTGTTAGGAAAAATGATTGTCTAAATAGTTTAAAATAATCGATATGTAAAATTTGTTAAACCTATAATGCGTTTTTCCTCGGTGGAGTTGGCTATAATGATTAGTTAGAGTATCTCCAACCATATAAAATCTTTAGGTAAAAATTATTAATACatactataaataaaaaaaatatagagATTATGTAAAAATATTCATCTTCAATGATACATTCCCTTATTTATAAATATAGTCAACCTGTTGACGTTAGCTATATTTGTTGAACCATTACAGACCTGTAAGAAAtctataaaaaaaattctaatcatttattaccatattgaagtaatatattctatttataacaacattaattttaataacatactatttttaaaatatagctaATCAATATAGGTAATACCATCAAAGTACAATTTCTTACATattcaacaaattttacatattGTTCTATCCAATTTAGCCGATCAATTATAGCCAACATCATTGGAGATActcttatattttaaaaatagcttgttattattatttgaaattattataaaggcaattttttatttttatatggtAACCGATGACTTCGTGGAATTTCATTACATGATAGCAGAGGCTCGAAAAATATAGCTGACATAAAGAGGTTGGTTAAAATTATAAATAAGGATTTTGTCCTATTAGAatgataatttttttatatattctctataaattttattttttgataTGACACCTAAATTTTTAGTTAAGGCCTTCTTATGGTTGGAAATGCCCATAGGTGGGTTATATAGATAACAAATTTGATAATATAATTTTGAATTCAAATTTTATGCGAAAATAAAATAACCTCCAACTCAATTGGAATGGCTTACACACGTAATAAAACTTATTAGTTATTTTTGTGATTGCTTAAGGGTGAATGAACAAATCAACAAAATacgaaaaaatgacaaaaatactTCTTTTTTTAGAGTTTGTGACAAAAATACCTCTTTTTAAAATTTTGGCCAAAAATACTCGTCTAATATGCATTTTTCAGTTGGATATTACTAATACGCATTTTAAAAATGAGTAATTAGTATTAAAAAAagttgaaaaaaaaataaaaaataaaaataaatatgagATACGCATTCACAAAATGCGTATCACCCATTTGATTCTGGTGATACGCATTTGTGATATGCGTATCACATGTTCTGcacttttttttattttttattttttttatgtaATACCCATTTTTCAGATGCGTAATAGATTACCCATTTTTAAAATGCGTATTAGAAGGGTAATTTTGACCATAAACTTCAAAAAGTAGTATTCTTGTTACAACTTCTAAAAAAAAAGGTATTTTTGGCCAAAGCCCACAAAATACTTGTTCTATCTTAAAATAGGTGTACTTGGAGCCTTTGGAGAGAGTTAGATGCCAAGGTCAAATTTGTGCCATTTGGTAATATTAACTTTATTTAAAATTATGGATTTAATCTCAAATATTTtgtttgaaaattttaattttatttaaaatttaatatattaatataaatataaaaaataatttaaataatgtTATTTAAAATTCATCAACTAAAATGAAATAAATGTTTCAACATTTATCGAGAATCATGTGCACAATGTTAACGTAGGAACAGGCCAAATTATAATCAAATGTGTGTGCATCATGTGATGAAATTTTGGTAAATCAACTAACTAGTATATAAATATTTACCAAAATTTGACTTCAAAGACCAAAGATGCAATTTAGAGATTTCAATTGCCTCGTTTGATTTGCATCTAATTAATTATTGTGTTGTGCTCTACAATAACTTTGCTCAGCAATTATTGATTAAAAACCTGCTGTAAAATACATATGTTTGAAACCTGTCACAAGTCTCCATTCAGTCCCCATTTTCAATCGATCAATCAAACAGTCAACGACGATTAGGAACAATACAAACCTAATACTAATATTGTGTCTGCTGCGTAAGCAACCTGAAATTAGCAGCGTACTTTACAACCGAAACAAAATTGATTTGTCAAAACTTATAACTGATTGTTTCACCGTACATTTTAGACTAACtgaattaatatttttaaaaaatatctgACACATTAATTATGCTAAATTATAATTATGATTTTTTAGGATCTTTCTAttctaattttattattttatataaacaCTAAttgtgttctaaaaatcggtctagGCGGTCGTCTAGACGCTAGACAGTGGTAAAATGCCCCGACTCGGACCTAGGCGGTGATTTAGGTGTTTTTTCAAAAAATCGGATCAAAATCGGGATTAGGCAGACTAGGCAGTCAAAAATTGGTCCTAGGCGGTGTAGgcggaaaataattaaatttttattttttttacatttttataaatttaatttataatttcacacaatatcatgtcaaaGTCTAATATGAAGTATTGGTAAGAAGTAACaagtaatctaatatatttattttttaatttaaaatataaaaaataacatattataattaatttaaaagtgtgaattaaaatatagttaatattgtaaactcaatagTTAGTAGATAACGCATGTCAAATATGTAGATATTAtttaataccattctaatttctttcttcaAACAAATATATGACAtattgatcattatataattataaaaattaaaaatgatatatatatattcttccgattaatgttccgattaatcTCCCACTTGCCGATTAATCCCTCGAAGGTACCCTCACCGCCCTGACACGCCTAGCGATTTCTGGAACACTACACTTTTGGATGAATATATCTGGCGATAATATTCCGGATAGAACTGGTGTTTAATGTTTTCTTCTTTTTTCTAGAAGTTCACGTGCAACAATTTTGTGAATCTTCTTCTTCCGTCCGTGATTAGTTGGTTAATTATTGTGCTTTGTGGAGTAGTGTTATTGTATACTGTTGGCAATCAGTTGGTCCATTTATGCTTACACGTAAATTTATCGTGGTTACACAATTATGTCAAGACACATATTCATTAACTGATAAAATTACGTCAAGACATACATCTGAGCATTGTAATAAATTTAAACCATTTATATCCAAAAATATAGTAATGAACAGATTTGATAAGCGTTACCTAACTACATCCGTCTTTAAGTATATTGATTCCGAGTAAAATGCAGAGATTTCACCGTAAATCCTGGGTAGTATTTCTTTCAAGTAGGTTGACAGTGATTATTGGTTGGCAGTTTGTTGTGTATGTCTGCTTTAGAATTCATATGCAGCTGTAAAACACATGTCCCTTTCTCCTTTACAATCTTGCTGCCTTCCCCCCAAAATAAACCATCATATCATTCCGTCTTGTTTTAATCTAATCGGGAAAGAATTCTTATTTTGCGCCTGCATCGTTTAGTCCACGTCTTTACTTGATGGGTGATTCAAAAAAATCTACATCTCATGTGATCCTGTTCCACAGAATCATATTTCATTAGAGAAATTCGAAACATGTACTAAAAATGTAGTAAATTACGTAAAACATACTTATGATATGCAATGTCCGGTATATAGCAAATGATACGTTACTACAATAGTTTGTCCTTGACCATTTTTTTGACAAAAATGGGTAGGAaaaaaaaactttactctaatTACACTAAAATCTGGAAACACATAAGGAACTTCTTTAATTACataacaaaataaataattactCACTACTTAAAAAGAGATCATTTTCCTAGCAATTTGCTAGCAAAATCTTTAATTAGGCCTTTAAGATTGGAATCAATTAGCATTTTTTTTTCAATAAATCACATAACCAACTTATTTAATCATTCTTATAACATAGTAGAATAGAAACTCAGCTTAATCCACTTCAAATTAAAAAACACAATATTTTTATACCCAAGTTGATGGTAATAGAAATCTAGCTTACAAAACCGAAGCGATCGTAGTCATTATCAgaagattttttttgtttgttatgTGTATGTGTTATTTTATTCTCTCTATCTCTATCCATTTTATATAGACTTTTACATATGAATCATCTTCCGGGATTTCTGGAAGGGGGCACATCCTTTGCCTAGAATTAAGATAGTAACGAGGATAAGTTAGTAGACATGTATGCTATTTCCCGGAATTTTGGAAATAACTAAGGCAAAACAGATGACAAAGAGGGGACGTGAATTTCGCAACCAACAGGGAGTCGATAAGTCGTAGGTTGTAGTCCCCGAAAAGTGGAGACCGTAGGTCGTAGGGAATTTTTGGTTATCATATATAATTTAttctttaatattatttttctcATAAAAATTGCTCCTCAATGATAAATATCTCATGCGATGGCTTGTATTGATAGTTCTCAAAGCCGACCCTGTGATACTGATTAAGTATCCTGCAACAATTGCGATGACTTGTATTGATAGCTTTCGAGACCGGTCCTGTCATTAGCAACTGCGATAACTTGTATTGATAGCTCACGGGGCCGGTTGTGTCATTAAGTATCGTGTAATAAGTGGGATGTTGATTTCTTACGTGAAACTGCTTGTGTAAACTAACgattatattatggattaattttctTGATCTCTGCATACTAATAATAATTAACCGTGGAAATAATTACcttttttaaaaattaagaagTGGGTTAAAGAAAATAATGAAGTGGTAACGACAAGAAATAATAAAGATAGTTAAAGACAATAAAGAAACAACAAAATCCATAAAAGAATCATAGACATGGAATCTTTGCGAGTCTCTCTCTTGGCACGGATCATGGAAATACCAACACAAAGATAAATCGAAGAAGATTAAAACAATGTTGTTAATGTCCACCATAAGAGTTGTTAGTAGATTCATGCAACAACCATATACATATCCCCCCCTATTATTCAACTTTAGAGATGGTCAATTGATTAGATTTGCCGCCAAATTATTTCCCTAAATTACTTGTTTGGTCGTATGCGCGACTGTACATTATCTACAGTCCATGTAAGATGTTCAGTCGATTAGTTGAAATTGATTATGAAAACTGTTAGATAATCAAGATTGGCTCCCAAAAAatttatgtataatatgaataattattaaCTTTTCgaataaaaaaatgaaatataTGTACATAAATATATACGTTATAAATTAAAACACGATAAATCTAAAGTATCAGTGTATCACTATATGCCATAACACAAATTATTTAGATAATTACGTACTTTACCTGTTTTATGCTATGCCTATAAAAAGAACTTGAAATTTGCAGATAATATAAGTTTTTCTAACTGTATTCAATTGTTTTTTTGCCCGTGGAGAGATGATTAAAGAGTAAAACACTAAACGGTAAACGAAGAAGACGTAAAGGGCACATTTTAGGCAAAGCAAGGCAAGCTAGTAGCAGTGTTTAATCTGAATCAATGCGAGAAGGACATGACTAGTGCACATGCATGCATGCATTTATGTTTTGtgtattgttgttgttgttgtttgtTTCTTTCAAGTTTCAACCCCCATCATTTTGTGGCTGTAGCTTTTTCCTCATCTTAACCATATCCCCTCATGTGCTTATTCATGTGCGATCCTATTTGCCTGCCTACATTGGACAACATACTTGATGATTTATATCTGATCCCTCCATATATCACTCCCATGGCATATAGCTTCGTTGTAAATTGTAATCATCCCTGGAGGCCAAGTCATAAAACAAGCCATTTTCCTTTGAAGCGCATTActttttgttattattgttaattcaagtttagtcaaaaataaataattatcaggaTAAATTTCACCCCTAATCTCGTTATAAATCTTAGTCCCGTATAATGCTGAAAATACCCATTTTGATAGTGTTGTGCTGAAAATACCCGTTTGGATACCCATTTGCCATCTGGTTATCCTGTTTTGTACTAAAAACATATTTGTCAAATGGGTTGCATATCCCAATGGTAATACCCAAATCAATACGCGTCTTTAGTAATCTTTTTACATACCCAATTCTCAAATGTGTATTATATTTACCCAATTTCAAAATGCGTAACCAAAACtttttttttatcatattttttgAAAATGGATATTTTGAGCATACTGGACCCCAAAATAGGTATTTTTAACCATTGTCCGTATAATTAGTTAAGTGTGTGTCTGTGAATACATGTTAATTTGGGTCATTTTAATAGATATAGTTGTTGTGAATGTAGGGTCGATCATTATTATAAAATGGTTGTCAATTAAAACAACCTAAACTTATACAGTTTTGTGCTTATTTATGCTCGTGGATACGGCGGGCAAATGCCAGaaactaaaatttataaaatttggTTCATTTTGTTTGGTACAGTTGTTGTGAATTCATGGGATACATCGTTGTTAGAAAGCTGTATCCAATCAAAATAAATTTAACTTCTTTATTTTTTTTGCTTATTGTGTGGACCTGGCCCCAATATTGAAAATTAGATTAATTAATTTGTACAAATTATGAAAGTTTAGGGCCGACCTTGAGATTCGAAGGGCTCTAGTTGAAATCAGTTTATGGGACCCTAATATACATATATCATGGAAATTCATATACATTACTtgaaaaaattagaaatttttgGAGTTCTTGAGTGTCGGGGCCCTAGGCGCAAGTTTTGCTCGCCTATAGTCAGGACCCACTCCGGAATTTTATATTCCCTCCGTCCCACAATATATAGTAGTCGCTTTTTAATTTTTTACATTTATTAAGAATATATTAATTTATTGATATATTTTCACTTATATTCATCATAAATgcattttcaatttttatatattaaattaattgatatattttcacttatatttatcataaatgcATGAATGGAGAATCTTATTCATATTTCATTCATTGTTCAATAATCTTTAAGAAaggtaattttttttaaaaaaattgttaatA
Encoded here:
- the LOC141664396 gene encoding auxin efflux carrier component 7-like, with translation MISWHDLYTVFTAVVPLYVAMILAYGSVRWWKIFSPDQCSGINRFVAIFAVPLLSFHFISTNNPYDMNFRFIAADTLQKIIMLVVLGIWTNVSRNGSLEWMITIFSLSTLPNTLVMGIPLLIAMYGDYSGSLMVQVVVLQCIIWYTLLLFLFEYRGAKMLIMEQFPETAASIVSFKVESDVVSLDGHDFLETDAEIGNDGKLHVTVRKSNASRRSLGLGSGMTPRPSNLTGAEIYSLSSSRNPTPRGSNFNHNDFYSMMGFPGGRLSNFGPADMYSVQSSRGPTPRPSNFEENCAPGGLVTTTSPRFGFYPAQPVPASYPAPNPEISSTKVVKPELSQPQQHQQNVLQSKTSHDAKELHMFVWSSSASPVSDGGGLHVFGGPDFGASEQSGRSDQGAKEIRMLVADQPQNGDAKVIPGTEDYNRENFSFSGGAKDNGDEEREKEGPLGLSKLGSSSTAELHPKGGGAHDMGAGKHMPPASVMTRLILIMVWRKLIRNPNTYSSLIGLIWSLVSFKWDVAMPKIIEKSISILSDAGLGMAMFSLGLFMALQPKIIACGNSVATFAMAVRFLTGPAVMAAASIAVGLRGTLLHIAIVQAALPQGIVPFVFAKEYNVHPAILSTGVIFGMLIALPITLLYYIVLGL